One Panicum virgatum strain AP13 chromosome 3N, P.virgatum_v5, whole genome shotgun sequence DNA segment encodes these proteins:
- the LOC120664914 gene encoding gamma-glutamyl hydrolase 1-like — MDSSRSPRLLLLLLPALLAPSSAGVIRLPSGKAGARACAAPPDPAAYDRPVIGIVSHPGDGAGGRISNTTATSYIGASYVKFVEAAGARVIPLVYNEPEERLLEKLSLVNGVLFTGGSEKQGVYFETIKKVFQYVLDRNDAGEPFPLFAQCLGFELVSMIVSKDNNILETFDAHDQASTLQFPSYSFEGTVFQRFDSDLIKKVSTSCLVMQNHMYGISPKRLRENDELSSFFRVLTTSSDENGKVYVSTVQANKYPITCTQWHPEKAIFEWRKPMIPHSEDAVQVTQHFANHFISQARKSPNRPPADKVLDNLIYNYNPTFSGKTSKSFEVVYIFS, encoded by the exons ATGGACTCGTCGCGTTCCCcccgcctgctcctcctcctcctgcccgCCCTCCTCGCCCCGTCGTCGGCGGGGGTCATCCGGCTGCCGAGCGGGAAGGCGGGGGCGCGGgcgtgcgccgcgccgccggacccCGCCGCGTACGACCGCCCCGTCATCGGCATCGTCTCGCACCCGGGGGACGGCGCGGGCGGCAGGATCAGCaacaccaccgccacctcctacATCGGCGCCTCCTATGTCAAGTTCgtcgaggccgccggcgcgcgggtcATCCCGCTCGTCTACAACGAGCCTGAGGAGCGCCTCCTCGAG AAACTGAGTTTGGTGAATGGTGTGCTGTTCACTGGTGGATCAGAGAAGCAAGGTGTATATTTTGAGACAATAAAAAAAGTGTTTCAG TATGTTTTGGACAGGAATGACGCAGGCGAACCATTTCCTTTATTTGCTCAATGCCTAGGCTTTGAGCTTGTAAGCATGATTGTCAGCAAG GACAATAATATCTTGGAGACGTTTGACGCCCACGATCAAGCATCTACTCTTCAGTTTCCCAGCTATTCTTTTGAGGGCACAGTGTTTCAAAG ATTTGACTCTGACCTCATCAAGAAAGTTAGCACCAGCTGTCTTGTCATGCAAAATCACATG TATGGTATATCGCCAAAGCGTTTGCGAGAGAATGATGAACTATCAAGTTTCTTCAGAGTCTTGACTACATCGTCTGATGAAAACGGCAAG GTCTACGTCTCAACTGTACAAGCAAATAAATATCCAATCACTTGCACGCAGTGGCATCCTGAG AAAGCCATTTTTGAGTGGAGAAAACCAATGATCCCACACAGTGAAGACGCAGTACAAGTTACTCAACATTTTGCTAATCATTTTATCAG CCAAGCTCGCAAGTCTCCCAACAGGCCTCCTGCAGACAAGGTGCTCGATAACCTGATCTACAACTACAATCCCACATTTAGTGGAAAAACCTC GAAATCTTTTGAGGTGGTTTACATATTCTCCTGA
- the LOC120667638 gene encoding secreted RxLR effector protein 161-like — protein MTGCKPMATPMEERIKLSKNSTAARVDATRYRSIVGALRWLTHTRPDITFAVGYVSRFLEDPREDHWTAVKRVLRYVQGSLDMGVVFPRHGGLQLTAFSDADMAGDVDGRKSTTGVLVSLGTAPVAWQSLKQKVVALSTCETEYIAAATAACQVVWLRRLLGELTGVEARPPALKVDNQPAIALAKNPVFHDRSKHIDVKFHFLRDCVDGGHLVIEFVDTGRQLADILTKSLGCLRFSELRKMIGMDEVQG, from the coding sequence ATGACGGGCTGCAAGCCCATGGCGACGCCGATGGAGGAGCGGATCAAGCTGTCGAAGaacagcacggcggcgagggtggacgcAACGCGTTACCGGAGCATCGTCGGCGCGCTGCGGTGGCTGACGCATACGCGGCCGGACATCACGTTCGCAGTTGGGTATGTGAGCCGTTTCCTCGAAGACCCGCGGGAGGACCACTGGACAGCGGTCAAGCGGGTGCTGCGCTACGTCCAGGGCTCTCTGGACATGGGCGTCGTCTTCCCCAGGCACGGCGGGCTTCAGCTGACGGCATTCAGCGATGCGGACATGGCTGGAGATGTGGATGGACGGAAGAGCACCACAGGTGTGCTCGTTTCCCTTGGAACCGCACCGGTGGCTTGGCAGTCACTGAAGCAGAAGGTGGTGGCGCTGTCAACCTGTGAAACGGAGTACATTGCAGCGGCCACCGCGGCGTGCCAAGTCGTTTGGCTGCGCCGGCTGTTGGGTGAGCTCACTGGCGTTGAAGCTCGCCCGCCAGCACTCAAGGTGGACAACCAGCCGGCCATTGCGCTGGCAAAGAACCCCGTCTTTCACGACCGAAGCAAGCATATCGATGTGAAGTTCCATTTTCTTCGGGACTGCGTCGATGGGGGGCACCTTGTCATCGAGTTCGTCGACACCGGACGGCAACTCGCTGACATCCTCACCAAGTCGCTCGGGTGTCTTCGGTTCTCGGAATTGAGGAAGATGATCGGCATGGATGAGGTCCAGGgctag
- the LOC120664915 gene encoding probable alpha,alpha-trehalose-phosphate synthase [UDP-forming] 7, whose translation MMSRSYTNLLDLAAGNFAALGPSGGGRRRSGSFGMKRMPRVMTVPGPLSDLDDDDDEQAATSSVASDVPSSAVGERLIVVANQLPVVARRRADGRGWVFSWDEDSLLLRLRDGVPDEMEVFFVGSLRADVPPAEQDEVSQTLIDGFRCAPVFLSPELNERFYHHFCKGYLWPLFHYMLPFAAQLSPATEAAPSSDGGRFDRSAWEAYVLANKHFYEKVVEVINPEDDYIWVHDYHLMALPTFLRRRFNRLRIGFFLHSPFPSSEIYRTLPVREEVLRTLLNCDLIGFHTFDYARHFLSCCSRMLGLEYQSKRGYIGLEYFGRTVGIKIMPMGIHMGQLQSVLRLPEQEQKVAELRQRFEGKSVLLGVDDTDIFKGINLKLLAFETMLRMHPKWQGRAVLVQIANPPRGKGKELETIQAEIRVTCERINRDFGQTGYSPVVFIDRNVPSAERLAYYTIAECVVVTAVRDGMNLTPYEYIVCRQGIPGSESAPEVSGPKKSMLVVSEFIGCSPSLSGAIRINPWNIETTAEALNEAISVSEQEKQLRHGKHYRYVSTHDVSYWSRSFVQDLERACKDHFRKPCWGIGLGFGFRVVALDPHFSKLNLDTIVMSYEKAKSRAILLDYDGTLVPQASINKEPSAEIVSIINTLCSDSNNIVSIVSGRSRDSLGPMFASCPKLGLAAEHGYFLRWTRDEEWQTITRTSDFGWMQMAEPVMNLYTEATDGSYIETKETALVWHHQDADPGFGSSQAKEMLDHLESVLANEPVAVKSGQFIVEVKPQGVSKGLVAEKILTLMKEKGRQADFVLCIGDDRSDEDMFENIADVMKRNIVAPKTPLFACTVGQKPSKARFYLDDTFEVVNMLSSLADASDPDPIIELEDDLATSVSSIDISDEPPKLGNRRDEGS comes from the exons ATGATGTCGAGGTCGTACACCAACCTCCTCGACCTCGCCGCGGGGAACTTCGCGGCGCTGGGCCCgtccggcggcgggaggcggcggtcgGGGTCGTTCGGGATGAAGCGGATGCCCCGGGTCATGACGGTGCCCGGGCCGCTGTCCGAcctggacgacgacgacgacgagcaggCGGCGACCAGCAGCGTCGCCTCCGACGTGCCCTCGTCGGCCGTCGGGGAGCGCCTCATCGTGGTGGCCAACCAGCTCCCCGtcgtcgcgcgccgccgcgccgacggCCGCGGCTGGGTCTTCTCCTGGGACGAGGACTCGCTCCTCCTCAGGCTCCGCGACGGCGTCCCCGACGAGATGGAGGTGTTCTTCGTCGGCTCGCTCCGCGCCGACGTGCCGCCTGCCGAGCAGGACGAGGTCTCGCAGACCCTCATCGACGGCTTCCGCTGCGCCCCCGTGTTCCTGTCGCCCGAACTCAACGAGCGGTTCTACCACCACTTCTGCAAGGGGTACCTCTGGCCGCTGTTCCACTACATGCTCCCCTTCGCCGCCCAGTTGTCCccggcgacggaggcggccCCATCCAGCGATGGGGGCAGGTTTGACCGCAGCGCCTGGGAGGCGTATGTGCTCGCGAACAAGCACTTCTACGAGAAGGTGGTCGAGGTCATCAACCCGGAGGACGACTACATCTGGGTCCACGATTACCATCTCATGGCGCTGCCCACCTTCCTCCGGCGCCGATTTAACCGCCTCAGGATCGGCTTCTTCCTGCACAGCCCATTTCCCTCATCGGAGATCTACCGCACCCTCCCTGTCAGAGAGGAGGTTCTAAGGACATTGCTCAATTGTGATCTCATCGGGTTTCACACCTTTGATTATGCCAGGCACTTCCtttcttgctgcagtaggaTGCTTGGTCTTGAGTACCAGTCAAAGCGAGGATACATTGGATTGGAGTATTTTGGCCGCACTGTTGGGATCAAGATCATGCCTATGGGAATCCACATGGGCCAGTTGCAGTCAGTGCTGCGATTACCTGAGCAGGAGCAGAAGGTTGCTGAGCTGCGGCAGCGATTCGAGGGGAAATCTGTgttgcttggtgtagatgataCAGATATCTTTAAAGGGATCAATTTGAAGCTTCTTGCATTTGAGACTATGCTGAGGATGCATCCCAAGTGGCAGGGGAGGGCTGTGCTGGTGCAGATAGCAAACCCTCCTCGTGGGAAGGGTAAGGAACTGGAGACCATCCAGGCTGAGATTAGGGTGACTTGTGAGAGGATCAATAGGGATTTTGGCCAGACCGGATACAGCCCTGTTGTCTTTATTGATCGGAACGTGCCAAGTGCAGAGAGGCTTGCATATTACACAATAGCCGAGTGTGTGGTAGTTACGGCGGTGAGGGATGGAATGAACTTGACTCCTTACGAGTACATTGTCTGCCGGCAGGGGATACCTGGCTCAGAGTCTGCACCAGAGGTGAGTGGACCAAAGAAGAGCATGCTTGTTGTGTCGGAGTTCATTGGGTGCTCGCCTTCGTTGAGTGGCGCTATTCGTATTaacccatggaatatagaaACAACTGCTGAGGCATTGAATGAGGCCATCTCGGTGTCAGAACAAGAAAAGCAGCTGAGGCACGGAAAACATTACCGCTATGTCAGCACCCATGATGTTTCATATTGGTCAAGAAGCTTTGTCCAGGATCTGGAGAGGGCCTGCAAGGACCACTTTCGGAAGCCATGCTGGGGCATTGGATTGGGGTTTGGATTTAGGGTGGTGGCCCTAGATCCACATTTCTCAAAGCTTAACTTGGATACAATCGTCATGTCTTATGAGAAAGCAAAGAGTAGGGCTATATTGCTTGATTATGATGGTACATTGGTACCACAGGCTTCAATCAACAAGGAACCAAGTGCAGAAATAGTGAGCATCATCAATACCCTATGTTCAGATAGCAATAACATTGTTTCCATTGTCAGTGGGAGAAGTAGGGATAGCTTGGGACCAATGTTTGCTTCATGCCCAAAGCTAGGACTTGCAGCAGAACACGGTTACTTCTTAAG GTGGACAAGAGATGAAGAGTGGCAAACAATCACACGTACCTCAGATTTTGGATGGATGCAAATGGCTGAGCCGGTGATGAACCTTTATACGGAAGCAACAGATGGGTCCTACATTGAGACCAAAGAAACTGCATTGGTGTGGCATCACCAGGATGCTGACCCCGGCTTTGGATCTTCCCAGGCAAAGGAGATGCTTGATCACCTGGAAAGTGTACTAGCAAATGAACCAGTTGCAGTCAAGAGTGGACAGTTCATCGTCGAAGTAAAACCTCAG GGTGTCAGCAAAGGTCTTGTAGCTGAGAAGATACTCACATTGATGAAGGAGAAAGGGCGGCAGGCAGATTTTGTTTTATGCATTGGTGATGACAGGTCAGATGAGGATATGTTTGAAAATATTGCTGATGTCATGAAGAGAAACATTGTTGCTCCGAAAACACCACTGTTTGCATGTACAGTGGGGCAGAAACCAAGCAAAGCCAGGTTCTATCTGGATGATACATTCGAAGTAGTCAACATGCTGAGCTCACTAGCAGATGCTTCAGATCCTGACCCTATAATAGAGTTAGAAGATGACTTGGCTACATCTGTCTCATCGATAGATATCAGTGATGAACCACCAAAGCTTGGTAATAGAAGAGATGAAGGATCTTAG
- the LOC120664916 gene encoding uncharacterized protein LOC120664916 yields the protein MEYVINDVEPLYMFLRFADTDKTPNLSEVTMEYQNMRQTYASKFSSDYPRFEKIMAVIDARMNTVMSGTYIATACALNPYVQYSLGTSQTVMAVMRNGLEKMLNTNSAAIALQEFEIFRTKQGEFSSDIARRMAIDRKTSPAAWWATFGGDTPVLQRVARRLLSQCAVSSGCERNWSTFAYIHTKLRNRLSHQKLDKFVFVNYNLRLRLQRATRGADPYDYDPVSSFMDLSLYRQSSAIQNWMKLSRSNGDPAFDEDSDFTDTPLPSQMFTDIGSSHGHDEDVETWAEETIGDTHLGKRKTKIGPEMRKGKKPRTEEELGSDDTTPEPSGGEDIGDDDDDDDGDGDGDGDGDGDDDGDGDGNDGNESGGYRISPTIRFTGEEDFTHATQDTDHGAPTSQRQTTSTSRHGRQAPLAYDEDSSNSASSGQYYNPYSTSPPAGGFLWPPPGVVNPPLPQPVAALPYLDYHGYLPYGAPQLQHHPPTYVYLPPTDEPYEGPPGERFED from the coding sequence ATGGAGTATGTGATCAATGATGTTGAGCCTCTGTACATGTTTTTGAGATTTGCTGACACAGACAAGACACCTAATTTGAGTGAGGTGACAATGGAGTATCAAAACATGAGGCAAACATATGCCAGCAAGTTCAGCAGTGACTACCCCCGGTTTGAAAAGATCATGGCTGTGATAGATGCAAGGATGAACACAGTGATGTCAGGCACATATATAGCCACTGCTTGTGCTCTTAACCCTTACGTGCAGTACAGTTTGGGCACATCACAGACAGTCATGGCAGTAATGCGCAACGGTCTGGAGAAAATGTTGAATACTAATTCAGCAGCAATTGCATTGCAGGAATTTGAAATATTCAGGACGAAGCAAGGTGAGTTCTCTAGTGACATTGCTAGGCGAATGGCCATTGACCGGAAAACTTCACCAGCTGCTTGGTGGGCTACATTTGGGGGAGATACACCAGTGTTGCAAAGGGTCGCTCGACGCTTGTTGTCGCAGTGTGCAGTCTCTAGTGGATGTGAAAGGAACTGGAGCACCTTTGCTTACATCCACACCAAACTGCGCAATAGGTTGAGCCACCAGAAATTGGATAAATTTGTCTTTGTGAACTACAACCTCCGCTTGCGTCTGCAACGTGCTACTAGAGGGGCCGATCCATATGACTATGATCCAGTTAGCAGTTTCATGGATCTTTCTTTGTACCGGCAGTCATCAGCAATTCAAAATTGGATGAAGCTTTCAAGGTCCAATGGAGACCCAGCATTTGATGAAGACTCAGACTTCACTGACACTCCATTGCCGAGCCAGATGTTCACTGACATAGGCTCTTCTCATGGTCACGATGAAGATGTGGAGACATGGGCCGAAGAAACAATTGGGGACACACATCTAGGAAAAAGGAAGACTAAGATTGGTCCCGAAATGAGAAAAGGGAAGAAACCACGCACTGAGGAGGAGTTAGGTAGTGACGATACCACACCTGAGCCTAGTGGTGGTGAGGAcattggtgatgatgatgatgatgatgatggtgatggtgatggtgatggtgatggtgatggtgatgatgatggtgatggtgatggcAATGATGGCAACGAAAGTGGTGGTTATCGTATATCTCCTACTATAAGGTTCACTGGGGAGGAGGACTTCACCCATGCAACACAAGATACAGATCATGGAGCACCTACTTCACAACGACAAACAACATCGACAAGTCGACATGGTCGACAGGCCCCACTTGCATATGATGAAGATAGCTCCAACTCTGCCTCCAGTGGTCAGTACTACAACCCTTACAGTACTTCTCCCCCTGCAGGGGGCTTTCTGTGGCCACCACCAGGGGTGGTGAACCCGCCACTTCCGCAGCCAGTTGCAGCATTGCCTTATTTGGATTATCACGGCTACCTACCATATGGAGCTCCACAGTTGCAACATCACCCACCTACGTACGTGTATTTGCCACCAACAGATGAGCCGTATGAGGGACCACCGGGAGAGAGATTTGAGGACTGA